A single window of Salvia splendens isolate huo1 chromosome 6, SspV2, whole genome shotgun sequence DNA harbors:
- the LOC121807892 gene encoding phospholipase A1-Ialpha2, chloroplastic-like, whose product MASSLLHCMPNPITNSPTLLSDPISHTSAYSPPHLKSSNPSLPVLSRSRSRAASSVSQLAAGWREIQGLNNWENLVEPLHPLLRDEIVRYGEFVAACYKAFDLDPDSKRYLHCKYGKSSMLESVGLAESGYEVTKYIYATAPDISIPIQAGPCSAAEARWIGYVATSSDNEVATLGRRDIVITFRGTVTNPEWMANLMSSLTPARLDPHDPRPEVKVEEGFLSLYTSDERSDKFGLGSCRCQLLSEISRLINKYRDEEISITIAGHSMGSSLGLLLAYDVAELGLNGAGKIPVTVFSFGGPRVGNTGFKERCEELGVRVLRVVNVNDPITKMPGVVFNENFKRFRGGFEFPWSCSCYAHVGVELLVDFFKMHNPSCVHDLGSYIGLLRGQMKSPESPNLVDRAKGFFTAGGEWRDAAVNMFSLVQSQWT is encoded by the coding sequence ATGGCTTCCTCACTCCTTCACTGCATGCCTAATCCAATCACAAACTCCCCCACTCTACTATCTGACCCCATCTCTCACACATCCGCTTACTCCCCTCCTCACCTCAAATCCTCAAATCCCTCCCTCCCCGTCTTGTCGCGCAGCCGGTCACGAGCTGCATCATCAGTATCGCAGCTCGCGGCCGGCTGGAGGGAGATCCAGGGGCTCAACAACTGGGAGAATCTCGTTGAGCCCCTGCACCCCCTCCTCCGCGACGAGATCGTCCGCTACGGCGAGTTCGTCGCTGCCTGCTACAAGGCCTTCGACCTCGACCCCGACTCCAAGCGCTACCTCCACTGCAAGTACGGGAAGTCGAGCATGCTCGAAAGCGTCGGCCTGGCCGAGTCAGGGTACGAGGTTACCAAGTATATCTACGCGACCGCCCCTGACATCAGCATCCCCATCCAGGCCGGCCCCTGCAGTGCAGCAGAGGCCAGGTGGATAGGGTATGTGGCCACCTCATCAGACAATGAGGTGGCCACTCTAGGGAGGAGGGACATAGTCATCACATTCCGGGGTACCGTCACGAACCCCGAGTGGATGGCTAATTTAATGAGCTCCCTCACCCCGGCCCGCCTCGACCCGCATGATCCGCGGCCCGAGGTCAAGGTCGAGGAAGGGTTTTTAAGCCTGTACACCTCTGACGAGAGGTCAGACAAATTCGGCCTTGGGAGCTGTCGCTGTCAGCTCCTCTCGGAGATTTCTAggttaataaataaataccGGGACGAAGAGATCAGCATCACGATCGCCGGCCACAGCATGGGGAGCTCGCTAGGGCTTCTGCTGGCGTACGACGTCGCGGAGCTCGGGCTCAACGGGGCCGGGAAGATCCCGGTGACCGTGTTTTCCTTCGGCGGGCCGAGGGTGGGGAACACAGGCTTCAAGGAGAGGTGCGAGGAGCTCGGGGTGAGGGTTTTGAGGGTTGTGAACGTGAACGATCCGATAACGAAGATGCCCGGGGTCGTTTTCAATGAGAATTTCAAGAGATTTCGAGGTGGATTCGAGTTTCCGTGGAGTTGCTCATGTTATGCTCATGTAGGGGTTGAGTTGTTGGTCGATTTCTTCAAGATGCATAACCCTTCGTGCGTGCACGATTTGGGGAGCTACATCGGGTTGCTCCGGGGTCAGATGAAGAGCCCGGAGAGCCCGAATTTGGTGGATCGGGCCAAGGGATTCTTCACCGCTGGCGGCGAGTGGAGGGACGCCGCCGTTAATATGTTCAGTTTGGTGCAGTCGCAATGGacgtga
- the LOC121806214 gene encoding RHOMBOID-like protein 13, translated as MGKPLIYEIWEKPATSCIIGICSLIWFYIQKKGIGYSHVGLSYDTALEGHHWRIITSAFSHISILHLVFNMSALWSLGVIEQLGHVGLGVEYYLHYTMLLVVLSGLLVLGIYHILIKRFSLDYFRGVTAVGYSCVVFGWMTILSTKQPSSKLELFGLLSLPISFAPFESLIFTSIIVPQASFIGHLSGIIVGYAIAWGVIHGMNNYWAVSMLGWMVLVFILSLKKSGTYDFSFLEIESVEESSLPSVRFLSPENGRTLQMSASDVGLNLV; from the coding sequence ATGGGGAAACCCTTAATCTACGAGATTTGGGAAAAACCAGCAACGAGCTGTATAATTGGGATATGCAGTTTAATTTGGTTCTACATTCAGAAAAAGGGGATTGGGTATTCACATGTGGGGTTGAGCTACGACACTGCATTAGAAGGCCATCATTGGCGGATCATTACATCTGCATTTTCACACATTAGCATCCTTCATCTTGTTTTTAACATGAGTGCACTTTGGAGCCTTGGGGTGATAGAGCAGTTAGGGCACGTAGGGCTCGGTGTCGAATACTATCTTCATTATACGATGCTGTTGGTCGTACTGTCGGGGCTACTGGTTCTCGGAATCTACCACATTTTGATCAAAAGGTTCAGTCTTGATTACTTCCGGGGAGTGACTGCTGTTGGATACTCTTGTGTAGTTTTCGGGTGGATGACTATACTGTCGACGAAGCAGCCCTCTTCGAAGCTGGAGCTTTTTGGGCTCCTCTCCCTTCCTATCAGTTTTGCACCTTTTGAGTCTCTCATCTTCACGTCCATAATTGTGCCCCAAGCTAGTTTTATTGGTCATTTGTCAGGGATAATCGTTGGCTACGCCATTGCCTGGGGTGTGATACACGGAATGAACAATTACTGGGCTGTGTCGATGCTGGGATGGATGGTTCTTGTTTTCATTCTCAGTTTGAAGAAGTCTGGTACATACGATTTCAGCTTTCTTGAGATTGAATCCGTGGAAGAGTCTTCCTTGCCATCTGTGCGGTTTCTTTCTCCTGAAAACGGGAGAACCCTGCAGATGAGTGCGTCTGATGTTGGTCTGAATCTTGTGTAG
- the LOC121806213 gene encoding protein ENHANCED DISEASE RESISTANCE 2-like: MAMLEQKQDQEWVERVKTGGSVPHNSPNGWASPPGDAFKVRGANYPATREKIPGGDYLLHPLGLDWIKSPSKISDVLNNPNGRVRQALDDENAKGRSHFVWAFNFQLPTKDNHSIVAYFVGTEASHQDPLIRHFLKGDDGFRNSRLKLIANVVEGPWMVKKAVGEQAICIIGRALSCRYSVGESLVQVDIDVGSSMVASAIVHLAFGYLSTLTVDLAFVIEGQTELELPERILGAVRFSGLDVARALQIDSRCYGNSQSPLPTRLWKSLGQGFTNLVHANVPTHPHTTTTKDEENT; encoded by the coding sequence ATGGCAATGCTTGAGCAAAAACAAGATCAAGAATGGGTTGAGAGAGTGAAAACCGGAGGCAGTGTTCCACACAATTCCCCGAACGGCTGGGCTTCTCCCCCTGGAGACGCATTCAAGGTACGAGGAGCAAACTATCCAGCGACGAGGGAGAAGATCCCCGGAGGCGACTATCTCCTACACCCTCTCGGCCTCGACTGGATCAAATCTCCATCCAAGATCTCCGATGTTTTAAACAACCCTAACGGCCGTGTTAGGCAAGCTCTCGATGATGAAAACGCCAAGGGCCGATCACATTTCGTCTGGGCTTTCAATTTCCAGCTCCCAACCAAAGACAACCATAGCATAGTCGCGTATTTCGTGGGGACGGAAGCCAGCCATCAAGATCCTCTGATCCGCCACTTCCTAAAGGGAGACGATGGGTTTAGAAACTCGAGGCTGAAGTTGATAGCCAATGTAGTGGAAGGGCCGTGGATGGTGAAGAAAGCAGTCGGGGAGCAGGCAATCTGCATAATTGGGCGGGCGCTTAGCTGTAGATACTCAGTGGGTGAGAGCCTTGTGCAAGTTGACATCGACGTTGGATCTTCTATGGTTGCGAGTGCGATCGTACACCTCGCGTTCGGATACTTGTCTACACTCACAGTAGACCTAGCTTTCGTTATTGAGGGCCAGACCGAGTTGGAGCTACCAGAGCGGATCTTGGGAGCTGTTCGATTCTCTGGGCTCGATGTTGCTCGGGCGCTGCAGATTGACTCCAGATGTTATGGGAATTCGCAGTCGCCGTTACCTACAAGACTTTGGAAATCATTGGGGCAAGGGTTTACCAACCTAGTTCATGCCAATGTGCCAACACATCCACATACTACTACTAccaaagatgaagaaaacacATAG
- the LOC121807236 gene encoding probable transcription factor PosF21: MNMNTRSSLPPSGRSSVLPFQPNRSYSTKPEQPASPNIGPIGPECSSKQDHRMSSYASPFSSEISRMSDNPPKNLAHRRTHSDVLTLLNDVSLDGDLGPVGGLDGFSCFDETEEDLLPEYLDLDGGSNLISENCALPMEKLSTSAAEAASSYRLQHSRSMDLNTYVETEMLKPRLEKPSSAESDKSISAAKLAELALTDPKRAKRIWANRQSAARSKERKMRYIAELQKKVQSLQTDKASLSMQFALMQENTNCAASENVELKLQLQSLELQGQLQDALNEAMRDEIRHLKVLTGQAMPNGHNPTPYGANQNHHHNSHAQPLQHQFRQHQLDQFQPRQLMLH, from the exons ATGAATATGAACACTAGGAGTTCTCTACCTCCGTCGGGAAGAAGCTCGGTTCTTCCCTTCCAACCCAATCGTAGCTATAGCACAAAGCCCGAGCAACCAGCATCCCCAAATATCGGTCCAATAGGGCCGGAGTGTTCATCCAAACAGGATCATAGGATGTCATCTTATGCTAGTCCGTTTAGTTCAGAGATAAGTCGGATGTCTGACAATCCCCCGAAGAATTTGGCCCATCGACGTACCCATTCTGATGTCCTCACCCTCCTGAATGATGTTAGCTTAGATGGTGATCTAGGACCTGTAGGTGGATTAGATGGATTTTCTTGTTTTGATGAGACTGAGGAGGATCTGCTGCCAGAATATCTTGATTTGGATGGAGGTTCCAATTTGATATCTGAGAATTGTGCTTTGCCAATGGAAAAACTGTCTACTTCTGCAGCAGAGGCAGCTTCTTCATACCGGCTTCAGCACAGCCGATCCATGGATTTAAATACTTATGTAGAAACAGAGATGCTAAAGCCACGCTTAGAAAAACCATCTTCAGCTGAGTCTGATAAATCAATTTCTGCTGCCAAGCTCGCTGAGCTTGCTCTTACTGACCCAAAGCGCGCTAAAAG GATCTGGGCGAATAGGCAGTCAGCTGCAAGGTCGAAGGAACGGAAGATGAGGTATATCGCTGAGCTTCAAAAAAAAGTCCAGTCATTGCAAACAGATAAAGCATCCTTGTCCATGCAGTTTGCCTTAATGCAG GAGAATACCAATTGtgctgcatctgaaaatgttgAACTCAAACTTCAGTTGCAATCCCTTGAACTGCAAGGGCAACTGCAAGATG CTCTAAATGAGGCGATGAGGGATGAGATCCGGCATCTAAAGGTGCTGACCGGCCAGGCAATGCCGAATGGCCATAATCCTACACCATATGGAGCTAACCAAAACCACCACCACAACAGCCATGCTCAGCCGTTGCAGCATCAGTTCCGACAGCATCAGCTGGACCAGTTTCAGCCGCGTCAACTGATGCTCCATTAG
- the LOC121807152 gene encoding SWI/SNF-related matrix-associated actin-dependent regulator of chromatin subfamily A-like protein 1 isoform X3 — MDDWELSLEEMDSLERDAYKQLAERNQPCAAATTSHSSRNMPAVSPLQGTVPSSRSPAKPPFLSRPHLNNDKTNISQQARTMPSPAVPKMTVNDNPPMLQQAKVTVKFFLHATGNIAAKFPYDKLLVGAFHNIPRANWNAKERLWMFPLSSLPYAESVLQNLPGSNVEIDNLDPLVRHAIAAATAVPDLQDKYDKMPSYIESKLLSFQREGIRFILRHGVRVLLADEMGLGKTLQAIAVTSCIQEAWPVLILAPSSLRLHWASMIQHWLNIAPSDILVVLSQSNGSNKAGFNVVPSNSKMPIILDGIFNIISYDIVPKLQNTLLASAFKVVIADESHFLKNAQAKRTTSSLPILQKAQYTILLSGTPALSRPIELFKQLEALYPDVYKNVHEYGSRYCKGGVFGIYQGASNHEELHNLMKATLMIRRLKKDVLSELPKKRRQQVFLELGDTEMRQINALFRELEVVKGKIKSCKSKEEAESLKFTEKNLINKIYTDSAAVKIPAVLDYLGTIIQEGCKFLIFAHHQPMIDAVHKFLLKKKVECIRIDGSTPVASRQALVTDFQEKDSVKAAVLSIKAGGVGLTLTAASTVIFAELSWTPGDIIQAEDRAHRIGQVSSVNVQYLLANDTVDDIICYYLSQSQKLSLNGTRRYLTWLTCIGMLFSTNWKISGRCSMVTKIH, encoded by the exons ATGGATGACTGGGAATTGAGCTTGGAGGAAATGGATTCCCTAGAAAGAGACGCGTATAAGCAATTGGCCGAGCGCAATCAGCCGTGTGCTGCTGCTACAACCAGTCATAGTAGTAGGAATATGCCCGCTGTGTCTCCTCTGCAAGGAACTGTGCCGTCTTCTCGCTCCCCAGCCAAGCCTCCCTTCCTCTCACGTCCTCATCTCAACAATGATAAG ACTAATATCTCACAACAAGCCAGAACAATGCCTTCACCAGCAGTGCCGAAGATGACTG TTAATGATAATCCTCCAATGCTACAGCAAGCGAAGGTAACAGTTAAATTTTTCCTACATGCCACTGGTAACATAGCTGCAAAGTTTCCCTACGACAAG TTACTTGTAGGAGCTTTCCACAATATCCCGAGAGCTAATTGGAATGCAAAAGAAAG ATTATGGATGTTCCCTTTGTCATCATTACCCTATGCAGAAAGTGTTCTTCAAAATCTCCCTGGCTCTAATGTTGAG ATAGATAACTTGGATCCTTTGGTAAGGCATGCTATTGCTGCTGCCACCGCTGTTCCTGATCTTCAAG ACAAATATGATAAGATGCCCAGTTATATTGAATCAAAGCTCCTATCCTTTCAACGTGAAGGTATCAG GTTCATATTGCGGCATGGGGTGCGGGTCCTTTTGGCTGATGAAATGGGGCTAGGAAAGACTCTTCAG GCCATTGCTGTAACCTCTTGCATTCAAGAAGCATGGCCTGTTCTTATTCTGGCTCCGTCTTCTTTACGTCTCCATTGGGCTTCT ATGATACAACATTGGCTTAATATTGCACCTTCAGATATATTG GTGGTTTTGTCTCAGTCGAATGGTTCAAATAAAGCTGGATTTAACGTAGTGCCCTCAAATTCCAAGATGCCTATTATTCTTGATGGCATCTTCAATATTATATCCTACGACATTGTGCCTAAGTTACAGAACACACTTTTGGCTTCAGCCTTCAAG GTTGTAATTGCAGATGAATCACACTTCCTGAAGAATGCCCAAGCAAAAAGAACAACCTCCTCCCTTCCCATATTGCAG AAAGCCCAGTACACAATCTTGCTCAGTGGAACACCAGCTTTATCAAGGCCAATAGAACTTTTCAAACAG TTGGAAGCGTTGTATCCTGACGTGTATAAGAATGTCCATGAATATGGTAGCCGCTACTGCAAGGGC GGCGTATTTGGAATATATCAAGGTGCAAGTAATCACGAAGAGCTTCATAATTTGATGAAGGCTACATTGATGATTCGCAGACTTAAGAAAGATGTTCTCTCTGAGCTTCCGAAGAAACGCAGGCAACAA GTGTTCTTAGAGCTGGGTGACAcggaaatgagacaaattaacGCACTGTTTCGTGAG CTGGAGGTTGTGAAAGGGAAGATCAAATCATGCAAGTCCAAGGAAGAAGCTGAATCGTTGAAGTTCACAGAGAAAAATCTTATTAATAAG ATTTACACTGATTCTGCTGCAGTCAAGATTCCAGCTGTTCTGGACTACCTAGGAACCATAATTCAG GAAGGTTGTAAGTTTCTAATATTTGCACATCATCAGCCAATGATTGATGCAGTCCACAAATTTCTTTTG AAGAAAAAGGTGGAATGCATAAGGATTGACGGCAGCACACCAGTAGCATCAAGACAAGCTTTAGTGACAGACTTTCAGGAAAAAGATTCTGTGAAGGCTGCAGTG TTGTCCATCAAAGCTGGAGGTGTTGGTTTAACATTAACTGCCGCAAGCACAGTAATATTTGCAGAATTATCTTGGACTCCTGGTGATATCATTCAAGCAGAAGATCGTGCTCATAGGATTGGTCAG gtttCGTCGGTCAATGTGCAATACTTGCTTGCAAATGACACAGTGGACGATATAATCTG TTACTATTTATCACAGTCACAAAAACTATCTTTGAATGGGACTCGGCGGTATCTAACTTGGCTCACTTGTATAGGGATGTTATTCAGCACAAACTGGAAAATCTCGGGCAG ATGCTCGATGGTCACGAAAATTCACTAG
- the LOC121807152 gene encoding SWI/SNF-related matrix-associated actin-dependent regulator of chromatin subfamily A-like protein 1 isoform X1, translating to MDDWELSLEEMDSLERDAYKQLAERNQPCAAATTSHSSRNMPAVSPLQGTVPSSRSPAKPPFLSRPHLNNDKTNISQQARTMPSPAVPKMTVNDNPPMLQQAKVTVKFFLHATGNIAAKFPYDKLLVGAFHNIPRANWNAKERLWMFPLSSLPYAESVLQNLPGSNVEIDNLDPLVRHAIAAATAVPDLQDKYDKMPSYIESKLLSFQREGIRFILRHGVRVLLADEMGLGKTLQAIAVTSCIQEAWPVLILAPSSLRLHWASMIQHWLNIAPSDILVVLSQSNGSNKAGFNVVPSNSKMPIILDGIFNIISYDIVPKLQNTLLASAFKVVIADESHFLKNAQAKRTTSSLPILQKAQYTILLSGTPALSRPIELFKQLEALYPDVYKNVHEYGSRYCKGGVFGIYQGASNHEELHNLMKATLMIRRLKKDVLSELPKKRRQQVFLELGDTEMRQINALFRELEVVKGKIKSCKSKEEAESLKFTEKNLINKIYTDSAAVKIPAVLDYLGTIIQEGCKFLIFAHHQPMIDAVHKFLLKKKVECIRIDGSTPVASRQALVTDFQEKDSVKAAVLSIKAGGVGLTLTAASTVIFAELSWTPGDIIQAEDRAHRIGQVSSVNVQYLLANDTVDDIIWDVIQHKLENLGQMLDGHENSLEVSVNRHGTSPLKASGSQPGSSPLKATGSLPGTSPMKQTKLDFFLKRCNSSEPDDERKQKQPRN from the exons ATGGATGACTGGGAATTGAGCTTGGAGGAAATGGATTCCCTAGAAAGAGACGCGTATAAGCAATTGGCCGAGCGCAATCAGCCGTGTGCTGCTGCTACAACCAGTCATAGTAGTAGGAATATGCCCGCTGTGTCTCCTCTGCAAGGAACTGTGCCGTCTTCTCGCTCCCCAGCCAAGCCTCCCTTCCTCTCACGTCCTCATCTCAACAATGATAAG ACTAATATCTCACAACAAGCCAGAACAATGCCTTCACCAGCAGTGCCGAAGATGACTG TTAATGATAATCCTCCAATGCTACAGCAAGCGAAGGTAACAGTTAAATTTTTCCTACATGCCACTGGTAACATAGCTGCAAAGTTTCCCTACGACAAG TTACTTGTAGGAGCTTTCCACAATATCCCGAGAGCTAATTGGAATGCAAAAGAAAG ATTATGGATGTTCCCTTTGTCATCATTACCCTATGCAGAAAGTGTTCTTCAAAATCTCCCTGGCTCTAATGTTGAG ATAGATAACTTGGATCCTTTGGTAAGGCATGCTATTGCTGCTGCCACCGCTGTTCCTGATCTTCAAG ACAAATATGATAAGATGCCCAGTTATATTGAATCAAAGCTCCTATCCTTTCAACGTGAAGGTATCAG GTTCATATTGCGGCATGGGGTGCGGGTCCTTTTGGCTGATGAAATGGGGCTAGGAAAGACTCTTCAG GCCATTGCTGTAACCTCTTGCATTCAAGAAGCATGGCCTGTTCTTATTCTGGCTCCGTCTTCTTTACGTCTCCATTGGGCTTCT ATGATACAACATTGGCTTAATATTGCACCTTCAGATATATTG GTGGTTTTGTCTCAGTCGAATGGTTCAAATAAAGCTGGATTTAACGTAGTGCCCTCAAATTCCAAGATGCCTATTATTCTTGATGGCATCTTCAATATTATATCCTACGACATTGTGCCTAAGTTACAGAACACACTTTTGGCTTCAGCCTTCAAG GTTGTAATTGCAGATGAATCACACTTCCTGAAGAATGCCCAAGCAAAAAGAACAACCTCCTCCCTTCCCATATTGCAG AAAGCCCAGTACACAATCTTGCTCAGTGGAACACCAGCTTTATCAAGGCCAATAGAACTTTTCAAACAG TTGGAAGCGTTGTATCCTGACGTGTATAAGAATGTCCATGAATATGGTAGCCGCTACTGCAAGGGC GGCGTATTTGGAATATATCAAGGTGCAAGTAATCACGAAGAGCTTCATAATTTGATGAAGGCTACATTGATGATTCGCAGACTTAAGAAAGATGTTCTCTCTGAGCTTCCGAAGAAACGCAGGCAACAA GTGTTCTTAGAGCTGGGTGACAcggaaatgagacaaattaacGCACTGTTTCGTGAG CTGGAGGTTGTGAAAGGGAAGATCAAATCATGCAAGTCCAAGGAAGAAGCTGAATCGTTGAAGTTCACAGAGAAAAATCTTATTAATAAG ATTTACACTGATTCTGCTGCAGTCAAGATTCCAGCTGTTCTGGACTACCTAGGAACCATAATTCAG GAAGGTTGTAAGTTTCTAATATTTGCACATCATCAGCCAATGATTGATGCAGTCCACAAATTTCTTTTG AAGAAAAAGGTGGAATGCATAAGGATTGACGGCAGCACACCAGTAGCATCAAGACAAGCTTTAGTGACAGACTTTCAGGAAAAAGATTCTGTGAAGGCTGCAGTG TTGTCCATCAAAGCTGGAGGTGTTGGTTTAACATTAACTGCCGCAAGCACAGTAATATTTGCAGAATTATCTTGGACTCCTGGTGATATCATTCAAGCAGAAGATCGTGCTCATAGGATTGGTCAG gtttCGTCGGTCAATGTGCAATACTTGCTTGCAAATGACACAGTGGACGATATAATCTG GGATGTTATTCAGCACAAACTGGAAAATCTCGGGCAG ATGCTCGATGGTCACGAAAATTCACTAGAAGTTTCCGTTAATCGACATGGAACCAGCCCTTTGAAAGCTTCCGGCAGTCAACCTGGAAGTAGCCCCTTGAAAGCTACAGGCAGTCTACCAGGAACCAGCCCGATGAAGCAGACTAAACTGGACTTCTTCCTGAAGCGCTGTAATAGCTCCGAGCCTGATGATGAACGCAAGCAAAAACAGCCAAGGAACTGA